In one Natronomonas pharaonis DSM 2160 genomic region, the following are encoded:
- a CDS encoding ISH6-like element ISNph3 family transposase produces the protein MHATIDVRLTVSIDDHKTIPLATLAESITDQNIESVLLEGLVESLDAARVEALCGEKHTHGNGENRFQRAGTDTRTAVTTAGEHELDLHYVKDTAADHDESSYFRPVEDVLGFDGQNRYQQDIAAKSVDLATSLSYRDAADHGDGIFERMPSPTTINRRTKEYGTKLKQFLPDCVADTDADAVIPDGTQCHSQDEDRSYHSVQATLGENTAEESRSLLDLSVNADWDETAAELEDIGAVTDDATVVSDGDSGIVTAFTDEHSDHQLDLVHVGRTLDYNLWDDGVFSLDRRNQIVSEVIEDVFHLKNSVIKHRPEEEFAAIRERITRTTERIEKTAWQLNQYGSEKAARYLRRWLPSIVRFAKQAIEGFEVPWTSNPVERLMGEVSKRCKNQWMRWTKEGLEAILQLRLVKYADPSYYQWFLDELLQRPTKTAMSCDLSIESTRGKL, from the coding sequence ATGCACGCCACAATCGACGTGCGGTTGACCGTTAGCATCGACGACCACAAAACGATACCGCTGGCCACGCTTGCCGAGTCCATTACCGACCAAAACATCGAATCGGTCCTTCTCGAAGGACTCGTCGAAAGCCTCGACGCGGCCCGCGTCGAGGCGCTCTGTGGCGAAAAACACACCCACGGCAACGGCGAAAACCGGTTCCAACGAGCCGGCACTGATACTCGCACAGCCGTCACAACCGCCGGTGAACACGAGCTCGATCTTCATTACGTCAAAGACACAGCTGCTGATCACGACGAATCCAGTTACTTCCGGCCCGTCGAAGACGTTCTCGGCTTCGACGGCCAAAATCGCTATCAACAGGACATTGCCGCCAAAAGCGTCGATCTCGCTACCTCACTCAGTTATCGTGATGCGGCAGATCACGGCGACGGCATCTTCGAGAGGATGCCGTCGCCGACCACCATCAACCGTCGCACCAAAGAATACGGCACCAAGCTCAAGCAGTTTCTTCCCGACTGTGTCGCTGACACCGACGCTGACGCCGTTATTCCTGACGGCACACAGTGTCACAGCCAAGACGAAGACCGCTCGTACCACTCTGTCCAAGCCACGCTTGGCGAAAACACCGCCGAGGAGTCACGCTCTCTGCTCGATCTCTCGGTCAACGCTGACTGGGACGAGACAGCCGCCGAACTCGAAGACATCGGCGCAGTCACTGACGACGCGACGGTCGTCAGTGACGGCGATAGCGGCATTGTCACAGCCTTTACGGACGAACACAGCGATCACCAACTCGATCTCGTCCACGTTGGCCGAACGCTTGACTACAACCTCTGGGACGACGGTGTCTTTTCGTTGGATCGGCGTAACCAGATCGTTTCAGAAGTAATCGAAGATGTGTTCCATCTGAAGAACTCGGTCATCAAGCACCGGCCAGAAGAGGAGTTCGCGGCGATCCGCGAGCGGATCACGCGAACGACCGAGCGTATCGAGAAGACAGCGTGGCAGCTGAATCAGTACGGGTCGGAGAAGGCGGCGAGGTATCTTCGGCGGTGGCTGCCGTCGATAGTGAGATTTGCCAAGCAGGCCATCGAGGGGTTCGAGGTGCCATGGACCTCGAACCCCGTCGAACGACTGATGGGCGAAGTCAGCAAGCGGTGCAAGAACCAGTGGATGCGCTGGACAAAGGAAGGATTAGAGGCGATCCTCCAGCTTCGGCTGGTGAAGTACGCTGATCCATCATACTACCAGTGGTTCCTCGACGAACTGCTCCAGCGACCGACCAAAACAGCAATGAGTTGTGACCTCTCAATTGAGAGCACCAGAGGCAAACTCTAG
- a CDS encoding ribbon-helix-helix domain-containing protein, with protein MSASDDPRRVHFQSPEYLVDRLDAIAELFDKDRTDLLVEAIREYIENTADSETFQELVATKYYDDQLAFETVKQLVGAETAQRLRLLKADLEDEPLDLAAPDDVDVYDGDATAVETTADDEQ; from the coding sequence ATGAGCGCAAGCGACGATCCACGGCGGGTTCATTTCCAGTCGCCGGAGTATCTCGTCGACCGGCTGGATGCGATCGCGGAGCTCTTCGATAAGGATCGGACGGATCTGCTTGTCGAGGCGATTCGTGAGTACATCGAAAATACGGCCGACAGCGAGACATTTCAGGAGTTGGTCGCGACGAAGTACTACGACGACCAGCTTGCGTTCGAGACGGTCAAGCAGTTGGTCGGCGCCGAGACCGCCCAACGCCTCCGGCTTCTCAAAGCGGATCTCGAGGATGAACCACTCGATCTCGCTGCCCCCGACGACGTGGACGTCTACGATGGCGACGCGACGGCGGTCGAGACCACAGCCGACGACGAGCAATGA
- a CDS encoding MarR family transcriptional regulator: protein MSSGTIDIDEFENADADDFAERNDTERIVRFLDAHDDRAWKAATIAERLELETDAVSAILSRLKDRGLVRHKRPYWAITDDTERLQSAYRLHRHHERADDQYGEERLENLQTDEMDRVQ, encoded by the coding sequence ATGTCGAGCGGGACCATCGACATCGACGAATTTGAAAACGCCGATGCCGACGACTTCGCGGAGCGGAACGACACCGAGCGGATCGTGCGGTTTCTGGATGCGCATGACGACCGGGCATGGAAGGCGGCGACGATCGCCGAGCGACTTGAGCTGGAGACGGACGCTGTCAGTGCGATTCTCTCACGCCTGAAGGACCGCGGCCTTGTCCGGCACAAGCGCCCGTACTGGGCGATCACGGACGACACGGAACGGCTCCAATCTGCCTACCGGCTCCACCGCCACCACGAGAGGGCGGATGACCAGTACGGTGAGGAGCGTCTCGAGAACCTCCAGACCGACGAGATGGATCGCGTACAGTGA
- a CDS encoding hybrid sensor histidine kinase/response regulator, translating into MQTTDEPIRVLHIDDEPDFAEVAAELLEKQDDQFDVEAVTDSDEALARPIGTEFDCIISDYEMPERDGIELLKRVRDVYPELPFILFTAKGSEEVASEAISAGVTDYLQKGAGTSQYTVLANRIKNVVNQHRSQQAAQDAERKLTQLAERTDDLLFIFSNSHNEIGFINSAYEDIWGRDTASLREDPGQLLKSVIPDDRDRFSQAVERLSAGTSDAVEFRIERPDGEIRWIRSELKPISDEDGTVVRIVGVGRDITERVERQRELERVKQRYQALLENTMDVTTVLDGDGRISYQSPAVERLLKYEPEEMVGDVVFDYIHPDDREHVTQQFTELIEQSETATKRLTFRLQHSDGTWVWVETIGSNQTDTEVDGYVFNSRDITAREEYRQRLETMLENLPGYVYRHRDKSEYPLEFVKGSVEAVTGYTSAELTQEVGLAEEIIHPDDRADVRSESRAESDENESYEHTYRILTKSGDTRWVWERGRRVQDPVSGDPKLEGFITDITDQKERERQLQQQKQQLDEFASVVSHDLQNPLSVAQGRLELMRTEYDSEHIASLDRALTRMETLIDDLLTLAREGTRVQETGAVDLAELFEQCWQSVSTAGATLHTQLDRTVHADRNRLAQVLENLYRNAVEHGGSDVQVTAGELDDGFYIEDDGAGIPVAERENIFESGHSTNGGTGLGLTIVRQIVEAHGWEISVTDGTDGGARFEITLYSSS; encoded by the coding sequence ATGCAAACAACGGATGAGCCAATTCGCGTTCTGCACATCGACGACGAGCCGGACTTTGCAGAGGTTGCTGCCGAGCTTCTTGAAAAGCAAGACGACCAGTTCGATGTCGAGGCGGTGACTGACTCGGATGAAGCTCTGGCCCGCCCTATCGGCACCGAATTCGACTGTATCATCTCAGATTACGAAATGCCAGAACGGGACGGCATCGAACTCCTGAAGCGGGTACGAGATGTCTATCCAGAGCTGCCGTTCATTTTGTTCACTGCCAAAGGCAGCGAGGAAGTCGCGAGCGAAGCCATCTCCGCAGGTGTCACTGACTACCTACAAAAGGGAGCTGGGACAAGTCAGTATACGGTTCTCGCAAACCGCATTAAAAACGTTGTCAATCAGCACCGCTCACAACAAGCAGCCCAAGATGCTGAACGAAAGCTCACGCAGTTGGCAGAGCGGACCGACGACCTCCTCTTCATATTCTCGAACAGTCACAATGAGATTGGGTTCATCAATTCGGCCTACGAAGATATTTGGGGACGGGACACCGCTAGCTTGCGAGAGGACCCAGGCCAGCTCTTGAAATCCGTTATCCCCGATGACCGTGACCGGTTTTCTCAGGCTGTCGAGCGACTTTCTGCTGGCACCTCCGATGCGGTCGAATTCCGCATTGAGCGTCCCGACGGTGAAATCCGATGGATACGGTCAGAACTCAAGCCGATCTCTGACGAAGACGGCACCGTTGTCCGCATCGTCGGCGTCGGGCGGGATATTACCGAGCGCGTGGAGCGCCAGCGGGAGCTTGAGCGGGTCAAACAGCGGTACCAAGCGCTGCTTGAGAACACGATGGACGTGACTACGGTTCTCGACGGAGACGGTCGAATATCGTACCAAAGCCCGGCAGTAGAGCGACTCCTCAAATACGAGCCAGAAGAGATGGTTGGCGACGTCGTGTTTGATTATATCCACCCCGACGATCGCGAGCATGTCACCCAGCAGTTCACCGAGCTCATAGAACAGTCCGAAACAGCCACAAAAAGACTCACGTTCCGACTGCAACATTCTGACGGCACGTGGGTCTGGGTCGAAACAATCGGAAGCAATCAGACTGACACCGAGGTTGACGGATACGTCTTCAACTCTCGCGATATCACTGCTCGTGAGGAATATCGCCAGCGACTGGAGACGATGCTTGAAAACCTTCCTGGTTACGTTTACCGCCACCGCGATAAGTCGGAGTATCCCCTTGAGTTCGTCAAAGGGTCGGTCGAGGCTGTCACCGGGTATACGTCTGCGGAACTCACACAAGAAGTCGGTCTGGCTGAAGAGATTATTCACCCCGATGACCGAGCAGACGTGCGGTCTGAGAGTAGGGCAGAGTCGGATGAAAACGAGAGCTACGAACACACCTACCGGATACTCACAAAGAGCGGTGACACACGGTGGGTCTGGGAGCGCGGCCGACGTGTTCAGGATCCGGTTAGCGGAGACCCGAAACTCGAGGGATTCATCACCGATATCACCGATCAAAAAGAGCGAGAGCGGCAGCTACAGCAACAAAAACAGCAGCTCGATGAGTTCGCCAGCGTCGTCTCCCATGACCTCCAGAACCCACTGAGTGTCGCGCAAGGCCGTCTTGAGCTCATGCGCACAGAGTACGACAGCGAGCATATCGCTTCACTCGACCGCGCCCTCACACGGATGGAGACCCTCATTGATGACCTTTTAACGCTTGCTCGTGAAGGCACCCGGGTCCAAGAAACGGGTGCAGTTGATCTCGCAGAGCTCTTCGAACAGTGCTGGCAAAGCGTCTCAACAGCCGGTGCAACCCTTCATACGCAGCTTGACCGGACAGTTCACGCCGACCGAAACAGACTCGCGCAGGTGCTGGAAAATCTCTACCGAAACGCCGTTGAGCACGGCGGCAGTGACGTGCAAGTGACGGCTGGTGAACTAGATGACGGATTCTATATTGAGGATGACGGGGCAGGAATTCCTGTAGCTGAGCGTGAAAATATCTTCGAGTCTGGCCATTCGACAAACGGCGGGACAGGACTCGGACTAACAATCGTCAGACAGATTGTTGAAGCCCACGGTTGGGAGATATCTGTGACGGATGGCACGGATGGTGGCGCTCGGTTTGAGATTACGTTGTACTCCTCATCCTAA
- a CDS encoding helix-turn-helix domain-containing protein, with the protein MVQYDCPYIRTSKSHDVAFRTQHWEFNQANRTLETRLLTIGEDSEELHSALEALNSCEMLQDYDLLSRKRNTALLRSRIDETDAMRTIRKNGGYVTGPFVIRNGSEIWNVGFDRGQAAGDALSELDRSNEFSIKSDDSVHIDDFFDILQNVESLGSLLRTLQSLTDRERETLETAVEDGYFATPRGTTLDGIGEEFDISRMGASKNLRRSQRKVLRKVIHVLNDVEAQMELQEEGPETQELDE; encoded by the coding sequence ATGGTCCAGTACGACTGTCCGTACATTCGGACCAGTAAGAGCCACGACGTCGCTTTCCGTACGCAGCACTGGGAGTTCAACCAGGCGAACCGCACGCTTGAGACGCGATTACTCACCATCGGTGAGGACTCAGAGGAGTTACACAGCGCACTCGAGGCGCTAAACAGTTGTGAGATGCTCCAAGACTACGACTTACTCTCGCGAAAGCGGAATACGGCGCTTCTACGCTCCCGAATCGACGAAACTGATGCCATGCGAACAATCCGAAAAAACGGCGGCTATGTGACCGGACCATTCGTAATTCGAAACGGGAGCGAGATCTGGAACGTTGGCTTCGACCGGGGCCAAGCAGCCGGCGACGCTCTCTCGGAGCTGGACCGGTCAAACGAGTTCTCAATCAAAAGCGACGACTCGGTCCATATCGATGATTTCTTTGATATCCTTCAGAACGTCGAATCACTTGGTTCACTACTGAGAACCCTACAAAGCCTCACTGATAGAGAGCGGGAAACGCTTGAAACCGCAGTCGAAGACGGATACTTCGCAACACCTCGTGGAACGACACTCGACGGAATCGGAGAAGAATTCGATATCTCTAGAATGGGTGCCTCAAAGAACCTCCGACGAAGTCAACGAAAGGTCCTGCGGAAGGTCATCCACGTACTAAACGATGTTGAGGCACAGATGGAACTGCAAGAAGAAGGCCCAGAGACCCAGGAGCTGGACGAGTAA